One segment of Bradyrhizobium sp. CB2312 DNA contains the following:
- the istB gene encoding IS21-like element helper ATPase IstB: MSVTNTVDAARLNLLLNELRLPAIKVLWAQFAEQSDKEGWPAGRFLATIAEHEIAERGRRRIERHLVEARLPAGKTFDSFDFEAVPMISKAQVMALAAGDSWLGKGANLLLFGPPGGGKSHLAAAIGLALIENGWRVLFTRTTDLVQKLQLARRELNLEAAINRLDRFDLLILDDLAYVTKDQAETSVLFELISARYERRSMLITANQPFGEWNRVFPDPAMTLAAIDRLVHHATIVEMNVESYRRRTALERKRGPGRPPSHATPKTVAD, encoded by the coding sequence ATGAGCGTAACGAACACGGTGGATGCCGCGCGCCTCAATCTGTTGCTCAATGAGCTCCGGCTGCCTGCCATCAAGGTGCTGTGGGCGCAATTTGCCGAACAGTCCGACAAGGAAGGCTGGCCGGCCGGCCGCTTCCTCGCGACCATCGCCGAGCACGAGATCGCCGAACGCGGCCGCCGTCGGATCGAACGACACCTTGTCGAAGCACGTTTGCCCGCCGGAAAGACCTTCGACAGCTTCGACTTCGAAGCCGTGCCGATGATCTCGAAGGCGCAGGTGATGGCGCTCGCCGCCGGTGACAGCTGGCTGGGCAAGGGCGCCAATTTGCTGTTGTTCGGCCCGCCCGGCGGCGGAAAGAGCCACTTGGCGGCAGCGATTGGCCTGGCCCTCATCGAGAACGGATGGCGCGTCCTCTTCACCCGGACCACCGATCTCGTGCAGAAGCTCCAGCTAGCGCGACGCGAGCTTAACCTCGAGGCGGCCATCAATCGTCTCGATCGCTTCGATCTCCTGATTCTTGATGATCTCGCTTACGTCACCAAGGATCAGGCCGAGACCAGCGTGCTGTTCGAGCTCATCAGTGCACGCTACGAGCGCCGCTCGATGCTGATCACCGCCAATCAGCCATTCGGCGAATGGAACAGGGTCTTCCCGGATCCCGCCATGACCCTCGCCGCTATCGATCGCCTCGTTCACCACGCCACCATCGTCGAGATGAACGTCGAGAGCTATCGCAGACGGACCGCCCTCGAACGAAAACGCGGTCCAGGACGGCCGCCATCGCACGCGACACCTAAAACCGTGGCTGATTGA